From a single Acidobacteriota bacterium genomic region:
- a CDS encoding flagellin FliC: MASFSVVTNVASVNAQANLYQTNIGLRQALTRVSSGYRINYSGDDAAGLAVANKYRSDVAILQQGIRNANDGLSDLQIKDGALDNISKLLDRLAVLGTQAASGQTTNVSRATLDAEFQDVMNEITREANVALLNVAGTNQGFSVFVSSNGVDGVVAGAIGDVDLTALGLTGLNILDQNDAQTAVATISTAITNLGAVQGQVGQLQNRLSHAISLAQSQVVNTRAAESRIRDANVAEESANLTRYSILNQSGIAALAQANQSTTAVLSLLRG, translated from the coding sequence ATGGCGTCGTTCTCAGTCGTGACAAACGTGGCCTCGGTCAACGCCCAGGCCAACCTGTACCAGACCAACATCGGTCTCCGTCAGGCCCTCACCCGCGTCTCGAGCGGGTATCGCATCAACTATTCCGGCGACGATGCGGCCGGCCTGGCGGTTGCCAACAAGTACCGCTCGGACGTCGCGATCCTGCAGCAGGGCATCCGGAACGCCAACGACGGCCTGTCCGATCTGCAGATCAAGGACGGCGCGCTCGACAACATCTCGAAACTGCTCGATCGCCTGGCGGTCCTCGGCACCCAGGCGGCGTCTGGCCAGACCACCAACGTGTCCCGCGCGACGCTCGACGCGGAATTCCAGGACGTGATGAACGAGATCACGCGCGAAGCCAACGTGGCGCTTCTGAACGTGGCCGGCACCAACCAGGGCTTCTCGGTCTTTGTGAGCAGCAACGGTGTGGACGGCGTTGTCGCGGGCGCGATCGGCGACGTCGACCTGACGGCGCTCGGCCTCACAGGCCTCAACATCCTGGACCAGAACGACGCTCAGACGGCCGTGGCGACGATCTCCACGGCGATCACCAACCTCGGTGCTGTCCAGGGGCAGGTCGGCCAGCTCCAGAACCGTCTCAGTCACGCGATCAGCCTCGCGCAGAGCCAGGTGGTGAACACGAGAGCCGCCGAGAGCCGCATCCGCGATGCAAACGTGGCCGAGGAGTCGGCCAACCTCACGCGCTACTCGATCCTGAACCAGTCAGGCATCGCCGCCCTGGCACAGGCCAATCAGTCGACGACGGCGGTCCTGTCGCTGCTCCGCGGCTAG
- a CDS encoding flagellin FliC has product MASFSVITNVAANNAQANLYSTNIGLRQALTRVSSGFRINSSGDDAAGLAVANSYRSTVAVLNQGVRNANDGLSDLQIKDGALDNMSKLIDRLATLATQAASGHTTNASRTTLQAEFADVLSEINREAGVAKLDVANGFSVFVSSDGANGVVGGSVNAVTTTSLGIAASNISTQSGAATAVAALSTAVSTLGTVQGQVGTIQNRLSYAISLAQSQIVNNRAAESRIRDANIAEESANLTRFSILNQSGIAALAQANGQTSAVLSLLR; this is encoded by the coding sequence ATGGCAAGTTTCTCGGTCATCACCAACGTCGCCGCCAACAACGCGCAGGCCAACCTGTACTCGACCAACATCGGTCTGCGTCAGGCCCTCACGCGCGTCTCCAGCGGCTTCCGCATCAACAGCTCCGGTGACGACGCCGCGGGTCTCGCGGTGGCCAACAGCTACCGTTCGACGGTGGCCGTGCTCAACCAGGGCGTTCGCAACGCCAACGACGGCCTGTCGGACCTGCAGATCAAGGATGGCGCGCTCGACAACATGTCGAAGCTGATCGACCGTCTCGCGACGCTCGCCACGCAGGCGGCGTCGGGTCACACGACCAACGCGTCGCGTACGACGCTCCAGGCGGAGTTCGCCGACGTGTTGTCAGAGATCAACCGTGAAGCCGGCGTGGCGAAGCTCGACGTGGCCAACGGCTTCTCCGTGTTCGTGAGCAGCGACGGCGCCAACGGTGTCGTGGGCGGCTCGGTCAATGCGGTGACGACCACGTCGCTCGGCATCGCGGCCAGCAACATCAGCACGCAGAGTGGCGCGGCTACTGCCGTGGCGGCCCTCTCGACCGCGGTGTCGACGCTCGGTACGGTCCAGGGCCAGGTCGGTACGATTCAGAACCGCCTGAGCTACGCGATCAGCCTCGCGCAGAGCCAGATCGTCAACAACCGCGCGGCCGAGTCGCGGATCCGCGACGCCAACATCGCCGAGGAGTCGGCCAACCTGACCCGCTTCTCGATCCTGAACCAGTCCGGCATCGCCGCCCTGGCGCAGGCCAACGGCCAGACCTCGGCCGTGCTCTCGCTGCTGCGCTAG
- the fliD gene encoding flagellar filament capping protein FliD → MSSPITMSGFNDIDFNSVLEALMAQERRPVDQLTTQQAELRAQRTAFGTLATRLGAFESASQNLASATAFSATKATSSNEAVARVSSASTAPTGSYALAVSQLARSQVTVTNGTIPDSNTTIVATGGSLTIGGTAVAITEDVTLEGLASAINATDGIGVNASVVRSTGGAYQLVLTSKETGAAAAFGTPTSTLTGGAGLSFDPVNAQDAQDAHLTINNVAVVSASNTVEGAVPGTTLTLQQATENPVTITITGDLSSVEELVKKFTSAYNDLVSFLDQQTKAYGNKERDNIGGDPLVRQLRSSLSRVVTGEVATGGAYTSLAQVGLTFNRTGQLEFRNADLQSALTSNLAAVKSLFQGGTGFTGAFGNVKAAIENYTSSGGLIPTAQTRLGDQVSKITSRIDEMERRLLIRREAMQKEFMAADLAIAQLNASKSQLGGLSSSLF, encoded by the coding sequence ATGAGTTCGCCAATCACGATGAGCGGGTTCAACGACATCGACTTCAATTCGGTGCTCGAAGCCCTGATGGCGCAGGAGCGCCGTCCCGTCGATCAGCTGACGACGCAGCAGGCCGAACTGCGCGCGCAGCGCACGGCGTTCGGCACCTTGGCGACGCGGCTCGGCGCGTTCGAATCAGCCAGCCAGAATCTCGCCTCGGCTACGGCGTTCAGCGCCACCAAGGCCACGTCCTCGAACGAGGCCGTGGCGCGCGTGTCGTCGGCCAGCACGGCACCGACGGGTTCGTACGCCCTCGCCGTCTCGCAGCTCGCGCGGTCGCAGGTCACCGTCACCAACGGCACCATCCCCGACAGCAACACGACCATCGTCGCCACTGGCGGCAGCCTGACCATCGGCGGCACGGCGGTGGCGATCACCGAAGACGTCACGCTGGAAGGTCTGGCGTCGGCCATCAACGCCACAGACGGGATCGGCGTCAACGCGTCCGTCGTGCGATCCACGGGCGGCGCGTACCAGTTGGTCCTCACCAGCAAGGAGACGGGTGCGGCGGCGGCCTTCGGCACGCCGACCAGCACACTCACGGGCGGTGCGGGCCTCAGCTTCGATCCCGTGAACGCGCAGGACGCGCAGGATGCGCACCTCACGATCAACAACGTCGCGGTGGTGAGCGCCAGCAACACCGTCGAGGGGGCGGTCCCCGGAACGACGCTCACGCTGCAGCAGGCGACCGAGAACCCCGTGACGATCACGATCACGGGCGACCTGTCGTCGGTGGAAGAGCTCGTCAAGAAGTTCACGAGCGCCTACAACGATCTCGTCTCGTTTCTCGACCAGCAGACGAAGGCGTACGGCAACAAGGAGCGCGACAACATCGGCGGCGATCCGCTGGTGCGCCAGCTGCGCAGCAGCCTGAGCCGCGTGGTGACGGGAGAGGTCGCCACGGGCGGCGCCTATACGTCGCTCGCGCAGGTCGGCCTGACCTTCAACAGGACAGGCCAGCTCGAGTTCCGCAACGCCGACCTCCAGTCGGCGCTGACGTCGAATCTGGCCGCCGTCAAGTCGCTCTTCCAGGGCGGAACCGGATTCACCGGCGCGTTCGGCAACGTCAAGGCGGCCATCGAGAACTACACGTCGAGCGGCGGCCTGATCCCCACGGCGCAGACGCGCCTCGGCGATCAGGTGTCCAAGATCACGTCCCGGATCGACGAGATGGAACGCCGGCTCCTCATCCGCCGCGAGGCGATGCAGAAAGAGTTCATGGCTGCCGATTTGGCCATCGCGCAGCTCAACGCGTCGAAGTCCCAGTTGGGCGGCCTCTCGTCATCGCTGTTCTGA
- the fliS gene encoding flagellar export chaperone FliS has product MSTLLAYTQQSVPNPALSTKGAQAYLQTQVQSRTPVELVVMLYDGALRFLGQARDAMAAGDMRVKRDALSRGLAIVQELQNMLDMDAGGEIAARLDGLYTYVQGRCYDANAQRDPAGIEEAIGLLTTLRDAWGTIATQGPAPAA; this is encoded by the coding sequence ATGTCCACGCTTCTGGCGTACACGCAGCAGTCCGTTCCGAACCCGGCCCTGTCCACCAAGGGAGCCCAGGCGTACCTCCAGACACAGGTGCAATCGCGAACGCCCGTCGAACTCGTGGTGATGCTCTACGACGGCGCGCTGAGGTTCCTCGGACAGGCTCGCGACGCGATGGCCGCGGGCGACATGCGCGTCAAGCGCGACGCGCTCTCGCGCGGCCTGGCCATCGTGCAGGAACTGCAGAACATGCTGGACATGGACGCCGGCGGCGAGATTGCCGCGCGCCTCGACGGCCTCTACACTTATGTCCAGGGTCGCTGCTACGACGCGAATGCGCAGCGCGACCCGGCCGGCATCGAGGAGGCGATCGGCCTGCTCACCACGCTGCGTGACGCCTGGGGCACGATCGCCACGCAAGGCCCCGCACCGGCGGCGTGA
- a CDS encoding GNAT family N-acetyltransferase → MRLDDWRNLPDTALAPIYERERARWANGLQWDLAPSLRAIEAARREGTLAGLVIRGPGHSVVGWSYFLVHNGMLQVGALHARTADGVRLLLDAIFKTPEASLAQELLLFVYPDSPACESALQRRRFDVTRYWYLRRTLDRQSAAAGDDTVRALRDSDGPDLVRLFARAYAGVPGARCFAPHGRLDEWAQYLGQLTRGTALGRFQAGASSVVDGPAHSPLAAASLVTALSDCTIHLAQLVVDPRARRQRLATRLLDRALAWGATNGRAVATLLVSEQNAHARALYDSRGFVQTGYFLHASRPLGRRVLSPAAAASA, encoded by the coding sequence GTGAGACTCGACGACTGGCGCAACCTGCCGGACACCGCGCTGGCGCCCATCTACGAGCGCGAACGCGCGCGATGGGCCAACGGGCTGCAATGGGATCTCGCGCCGTCGCTTCGCGCGATCGAAGCGGCGCGCCGCGAGGGAACGCTTGCGGGGCTCGTGATCCGGGGGCCCGGCCACAGCGTGGTCGGCTGGTCGTACTTCCTCGTGCACAACGGCATGCTGCAGGTGGGCGCGCTCCATGCGCGAACCGCCGACGGCGTGCGCCTGTTGCTCGACGCGATCTTCAAGACGCCTGAAGCCTCGCTCGCGCAGGAACTGCTGCTGTTTGTGTATCCTGACAGCCCTGCCTGCGAGAGCGCGCTGCAGCGGCGGCGCTTCGATGTCACGCGCTACTGGTACCTTCGCCGCACGCTCGACCGCCAGAGCGCCGCGGCGGGAGACGACACCGTCCGCGCGTTGCGCGACAGCGACGGACCCGATCTCGTCCGGTTGTTCGCGCGCGCGTACGCCGGCGTGCCCGGCGCGCGGTGCTTCGCTCCGCACGGCCGACTGGACGAGTGGGCCCAGTACCTCGGCCAGCTCACGCGTGGCACGGCGCTCGGACGTTTCCAAGCGGGCGCCAGCTCCGTTGTCGATGGTCCCGCCCATTCACCGCTGGCAGCCGCGTCGCTCGTCACGGCGCTGTCGGACTGCACCATCCATCTCGCGCAACTCGTCGTGGATCCCCGCGCGCGTCGCCAGCGGCTCGCCACCCGGTTGCTCGACAGGGCGTTGGCATGGGGTGCGACCAACGGGCGGGCCGTGGCCACGCTGCTCGTGAGCGAGCAGAACGCGCACGCACGGGCGCTGTACGATTCCCGCGGGTTCGTGCAGACCGGCTACTTCCTGCACGCGTCGCGGCCCCTCGGCCGACGCGTCCTCTCGCCGGCAGCCGCCGCGAGCGCGTGA
- the csrA gene encoding carbon storage regulator CsrA, which yields MLVFTRRRNEAIIVADGITIRVLRISKDGVRLGVTAPPSVPVHRQEIYDQIREENRRAAGPAELPAGLAHLVRATDGAS from the coding sequence GTGCTGGTGTTCACGCGTCGCCGCAACGAAGCCATCATCGTGGCCGATGGCATCACGATTCGCGTCCTGCGGATCAGCAAGGATGGGGTCCGCCTGGGCGTCACGGCGCCGCCGAGCGTGCCCGTCCATCGTCAGGAAATCTACGACCAGATTCGCGAGGAGAACCGGCGCGCCGCAGGGCCCGCCGAACTTCCCGCGGGGCTGGCGCACCTGGTCAGGGCGACCGACGGGGCCTCGTGA
- the fliW gene encoding flagellar assembly protein FliW: protein MSSQATPAASTRVETAFGTFGVAADQVITFPAGLPGFEECRRFVVLSSRELDPFQCLQSVEGPSASFLAIDPRRVQPDYRCALSDADRARLGDPDDGALVWLAVVTILDERTMVNLRAPVVVNSARMLGYQLMPSNSLYPLRYELTPSA from the coding sequence ATGAGCAGTCAGGCCACACCGGCCGCTTCCACGCGCGTCGAGACCGCATTCGGCACGTTCGGCGTCGCCGCGGATCAGGTCATCACGTTCCCGGCCGGGTTGCCCGGATTCGAGGAGTGCCGCCGGTTCGTGGTGCTGTCGTCCCGGGAGCTCGATCCGTTCCAGTGCCTGCAATCGGTGGAAGGCCCATCGGCGTCGTTCCTCGCCATCGACCCTCGACGCGTGCAGCCCGACTACCGCTGCGCGCTGAGCGATGCCGATCGCGCACGGCTCGGCGATCCCGATGACGGCGCGCTCGTGTGGCTGGCCGTCGTCACCATCCTCGACGAGCGCACCATGGTGAATCTGCGCGCGCCCGTGGTGGTCAACTCCGCGCGGATGCTGGGCTACCAGTTGATGCCGTCCAACAGCTTGTACCCGCTGCGGTACGAGTTGACACCTTCGGCCTGA
- the flgK gene encoding flagellar hook-associated protein FlgK — protein sequence MSLFGMLGSASRALDVQRFGLDVVGNNLANINTPGYTRRVADLGTVAPHDRFSAGNGAQVLGVRSLRDRLFDQRLFDEAPMERKQAALADTLGLAEVALGTPGSSLDSDLAQFFDAFAQLADAPTSPTARQQVLSEGAGLAAAFNGMSSRLTDAANAADVRVRQDVIQINQLTDRIAVLNKAIGSAPTSQTLHLRDEQMEAIKELSGIIGTQVIELADGTMQVQTRTGRPLVVGNDAYAVEAVSTPPYGYARIQAAGVDITAEITDGRVAGAIQARDQSIPAYMAQLDQIAYDVANAVNALHTTGYDKNGAVGGNFFTTPATVAGAAASLSLDAAIAGHPERIAAAGVAVAGDNVIARQLADLRDAAIVGGQTPDQAWSGLAYTVGRDVNRARVEQANRADILEQIEQLRDSVSGVSIDEEAAMMLRFQRAYQANAQFFTVIDETITTLLSIKR from the coding sequence ATGTCCCTGTTCGGCATGCTCGGCAGCGCCTCGCGGGCGCTCGACGTCCAGCGCTTCGGCCTCGACGTCGTTGGCAACAACCTGGCCAACATCAATACACCCGGCTATACCCGGCGTGTCGCCGATCTCGGCACCGTGGCCCCGCACGACAGGTTCTCGGCGGGCAACGGCGCGCAGGTGCTCGGCGTGCGGTCGCTGCGCGACCGCCTGTTCGATCAGCGCCTGTTCGACGAGGCGCCGATGGAGCGGAAGCAGGCGGCGCTGGCAGACACGCTCGGACTCGCGGAAGTCGCGCTCGGCACGCCTGGCAGTTCGCTCGATTCGGACCTGGCCCAGTTCTTCGACGCGTTCGCGCAACTGGCCGACGCACCCACGTCGCCCACGGCGCGGCAGCAGGTGCTGTCGGAAGGTGCCGGACTCGCGGCGGCATTCAACGGCATGTCGTCGCGATTGACGGACGCCGCGAACGCCGCCGACGTGCGCGTCCGGCAGGACGTCATCCAGATCAATCAGCTCACCGATCGGATCGCCGTGCTCAACAAGGCGATCGGCTCGGCGCCCACGTCCCAGACCCTGCACCTGCGTGACGAGCAGATGGAGGCCATCAAGGAGTTGTCGGGCATCATCGGTACGCAAGTGATCGAGCTGGCCGACGGCACGATGCAGGTGCAGACGCGCACAGGGCGTCCCCTGGTGGTGGGCAACGACGCGTACGCGGTGGAGGCGGTGAGCACGCCTCCGTACGGATACGCGCGCATCCAGGCCGCCGGCGTGGACATCACCGCCGAGATCACCGACGGACGCGTGGCCGGCGCCATCCAGGCGCGCGATCAGTCGATACCGGCCTACATGGCGCAGCTCGACCAGATCGCCTACGACGTCGCCAACGCGGTCAACGCACTCCACACGACGGGTTACGACAAGAACGGCGCGGTGGGTGGGAACTTCTTCACGACGCCCGCGACGGTCGCCGGCGCGGCCGCTTCACTCTCACTCGATGCCGCCATCGCCGGTCATCCCGAGCGCATCGCGGCAGCCGGCGTGGCGGTGGCTGGAGACAACGTCATCGCGCGTCAGCTCGCCGACCTGCGCGATGCGGCCATCGTGGGTGGCCAGACACCCGACCAGGCATGGTCCGGCCTGGCGTACACCGTGGGACGCGACGTCAACCGCGCACGCGTGGAGCAGGCCAACCGTGCGGACATCCTCGAGCAGATCGAACAGCTGCGCGACAGCGTCTCCGGCGTGTCGATCGACGAAGAAGCCGCGATGATGTTGCGGTTCCAGAGGGCTTATCAGGCCAACGCGCAATTCTTCACCGTGATCGATGAAACGATCACCACGTTGCTGTCCATCAAGCGGTAG
- the flgM gene encoding flagellar biosynthesis anti-sigma factor FlgM: MKIEGERPSGVHDAGQTRQVDRAAQERAQQARESAGGDRVDVSADAMLLGKALDAASKTPEIRQDVVERAKAKLAAGEIGNDAERLADRLIDSLLSK; this comes from the coding sequence ATGAAGATTGAGGGCGAGCGCCCATCGGGCGTACACGACGCGGGGCAGACCAGGCAGGTGGACCGCGCAGCGCAGGAGCGGGCCCAGCAGGCGCGCGAGAGCGCCGGTGGCGATCGCGTGGACGTGTCTGCCGACGCCATGCTGCTCGGGAAGGCACTCGACGCCGCGTCGAAGACACCCGAAATCCGGCAGGACGTGGTCGAGCGCGCCAAGGCGAAGCTGGCCGCCGGCGAGATCGGCAACGACGCGGAGCGTCTGGCAGACCGCCTGATCGACAGCCTGCTGTCCAAGTAG
- a CDS encoding peptidoglycan DD-metalloendopeptidase family protein: MTRDLSTPAAVSPSDAGTRLADRANPAAEAVTLGELAAQFESMLMLEMIKQMRKSLLDEEAAGEGLGKETYSSTIDSELALHLARAGGLGLTPTMVDAWTRQQSAVAPGSITDTEPRAFDVAPRATDATAAAETMSVHRHASPVTAANPSRETSAVSLEMAGRVSSAYGWRGDPFSGRARFHGGIDLAAGYGAPVPAAAHGTVVTAEEQGGYGLTVVIRHQNGFESRYAHLSSFDVRPGQTVAQGQQLGRVGSTGRSTGPHLHFEVTQAGRRVDPAQFVRNLTGDIKGQ; this comes from the coding sequence ATGACTCGCGATCTCTCGACTCCAGCCGCCGTATCGCCGTCCGACGCCGGAACCCGGCTCGCGGACCGCGCGAATCCCGCGGCAGAAGCGGTCACGCTCGGCGAACTCGCGGCGCAGTTCGAGTCGATGCTGATGCTCGAGATGATCAAGCAGATGCGCAAGTCGCTGCTCGACGAGGAGGCCGCGGGTGAGGGGCTTGGCAAGGAGACGTACTCGTCGACCATCGACAGCGAACTCGCGCTCCACCTCGCGAGGGCCGGCGGGCTGGGACTCACGCCCACCATGGTCGACGCCTGGACCCGCCAGCAGTCGGCTGTCGCACCGGGTTCGATCACCGACACCGAACCGAGGGCCTTCGACGTGGCACCTCGTGCGACTGACGCTACAGCAGCCGCGGAGACAATGTCGGTGCACCGACACGCGAGTCCAGTCACAGCCGCGAATCCGTCTCGCGAGACATCGGCCGTGTCGCTCGAAATGGCCGGACGTGTCAGTTCCGCCTACGGATGGCGTGGCGATCCGTTCAGCGGTCGTGCCAGGTTCCATGGCGGCATCGACCTTGCAGCCGGATACGGTGCCCCCGTGCCGGCAGCGGCTCACGGCACGGTGGTGACGGCGGAGGAGCAGGGTGGGTACGGCCTCACCGTTGTCATCAGGCACCAGAACGGCTTCGAATCGCGATACGCGCACTTGTCGTCGTTCGACGTGCGGCCGGGCCAGACCGTCGCGCAGGGTCAGCAGCTGGGACGCGTGGGCAGCACGGGCCGATCCACGGGTCCGCACCTGCATTTCGAGGTGACGCAAGCAGGTCGGCGGGTGGACCCGGCGCAATTCGTCAGGAATTTGACAGGTGACATTAAAGGTCAGTGA
- a CDS encoding flagellar basal body P-ring protein FlgI — MAAAAAAVLVVTVPVGARSGATTRVKDVASLVGVRPSPLIGYGLVIGLNRTGDKRQTLFTNLSMANTLERFGVIVTPEMMKVENVAAVMVSAELPPFARPGVRLDVIVSSIGDARSLQGGTLVPTPLRGMDGEVVALAQGALTLGGFGAGSGGNKVQVNHLTAGRVPGGGLVQVQPRGEVPDGDRVMLALNTPDFSTAARLAAAVDSALGTGVARAIDPATVAIAVPADLRGNVPALMARIEALPVESDVPARVVINERTGTVVVGSLVTLGAAAVAHGSLAVRISTRYEVSQPNASFAPGRAETVVVPNQDVDVKETESRLVALEEGVTLDAVVRALNALGVTPRDIIAIVQALKAAGALRAEIVVI, encoded by the coding sequence ATGGCTGCTGCCGCGGCGGCCGTACTGGTCGTGACGGTGCCGGTCGGCGCGCGCAGTGGTGCGACGACGCGGGTGAAGGACGTGGCGTCGCTGGTCGGCGTGCGGCCGTCGCCGCTCATCGGGTACGGCCTGGTGATCGGCCTCAACCGGACCGGCGACAAGCGTCAGACGCTGTTCACCAATCTCTCGATGGCCAACACGCTCGAGCGCTTCGGCGTGATCGTGACGCCGGAGATGATGAAGGTCGAGAACGTGGCCGCCGTGATGGTCAGCGCCGAACTCCCGCCGTTTGCGCGACCGGGCGTCCGGCTCGACGTGATCGTGTCGTCGATCGGCGACGCGCGCAGCCTGCAGGGCGGCACGCTCGTGCCCACGCCGCTGCGCGGCATGGACGGCGAGGTCGTGGCGCTCGCGCAGGGTGCGCTGACGCTCGGCGGCTTCGGCGCCGGGAGCGGCGGCAACAAGGTCCAGGTCAACCACCTGACAGCCGGACGCGTGCCCGGCGGCGGTCTCGTGCAGGTGCAGCCGCGCGGCGAGGTGCCCGACGGCGATCGCGTGATGCTCGCGCTCAACACGCCCGACTTCTCGACGGCGGCGCGTCTCGCGGCGGCCGTCGACAGCGCGCTTGGTACCGGCGTGGCGCGCGCGATCGATCCCGCGACGGTGGCGATCGCCGTGCCGGCGGATCTGCGCGGGAACGTGCCGGCGTTGATGGCGCGCATCGAGGCGTTGCCCGTCGAATCCGACGTGCCCGCTCGCGTGGTGATCAACGAACGGACGGGCACGGTGGTCGTCGGTTCGCTCGTCACACTCGGGGCGGCGGCCGTCGCGCACGGATCGCTCGCCGTCAGGATCAGCACCAGGTACGAGGTGTCGCAGCCCAACGCGTCGTTCGCGCCGGGGCGGGCGGAGACCGTCGTCGTGCCGAACCAGGACGTGGATGTGAAGGAGACCGAATCGCGACTCGTCGCGCTGGAGGAAGGCGTGACGCTCGACGCCGTCGTGCGCGCGCTCAATGCGCTCGGCGTGACGCCGCGCGACATCATCGCCATCGTGCAGGCGCTCAAGGCCGCCGGCGCCCTCCGCGCGGAGATCGTCGTCATCTAG
- a CDS encoding flagellar basal body L-ring protein FlgH yields MVRSSLGAVLGSLVVAQMAIAQTANPMPKDTYDAAIQRHLETARLLARASAAPADEPSLDWITGLTSDRRASRVNDIITVRVVENIESAATADSRLDKKSKGSAGVPTLFGLETKMPSMIDPSSLASASTETAFKGGGTTSRTSMLTATMTARVSEVLPNGDLVLEGVRELDLNGERQVVVLTGVVRAQDVRRSNQILSTQIAQLRIQYYGRGLMRDNLKPGFLLRIINKIF; encoded by the coding sequence ATGGTTCGTAGCAGCCTCGGCGCCGTTCTCGGCAGCCTCGTTGTCGCGCAGATGGCGATCGCCCAGACGGCGAACCCGATGCCGAAGGATACGTATGACGCCGCCATCCAGCGGCACCTGGAAACCGCGCGATTGCTCGCGCGCGCGTCGGCCGCACCGGCCGACGAACCCTCGCTCGACTGGATCACCGGCCTCACGTCGGACCGGCGCGCGAGCCGGGTGAACGACATCATCACCGTACGCGTGGTGGAGAACATCGAGTCGGCGGCGACGGCCGACTCGCGGCTCGACAAGAAGAGCAAGGGATCGGCAGGCGTGCCGACGCTGTTCGGCCTCGAGACCAAGATGCCCTCGATGATCGATCCCTCGTCTCTGGCGAGCGCGAGCACCGAGACCGCGTTCAAGGGCGGCGGGACGACGTCACGCACCAGCATGCTGACGGCGACGATGACGGCGCGCGTGAGCGAAGTCCTGCCCAATGGAGATCTCGTGCTGGAGGGCGTGCGCGAACTCGATCTGAACGGCGAGCGCCAGGTCGTGGTGCTGACGGGCGTGGTGCGTGCGCAGGACGTGCGCCGCAGCAACCAGATCCTGTCGACGCAGATCGCGCAACTCCGCATCCAGTACTACGGCCGCGGCCTGATGCGCGACAACCTGAAGCCGGGATTCCTGCTCCGGATCATCAACAAGATCTTCTAG
- the flgA gene encoding flagellar basal body P-ring formation protein FlgA — MRASRMLLAGLALACIAVQARAQVPTVLDEALARATDAVRDTFGVDAEVTLDAPVLHVLPRTSRVTRAVPEPSSRTAGPVRFVLYGPSASRDVRVGRLTARVRVSARHVRAVGALRPRSAFTETSVIEVREDIGRQLLAPLPTLAAVIGATSRKSFRDGDVVTHTALVARPLVASGDEVVTVARIGGLEIRGRAIAAQAAGLGDPVIVVNPDSRRRLHGRVRGQALVEVMHGS; from the coding sequence TTGCGCGCTAGCCGCATGCTCCTGGCGGGGCTTGCCCTGGCGTGCATCGCGGTGCAGGCGCGTGCGCAGGTGCCCACGGTGCTCGACGAGGCACTCGCGCGCGCGACCGACGCCGTACGCGACACGTTCGGCGTAGACGCGGAGGTGACGCTCGACGCGCCGGTGCTGCACGTCCTGCCACGGACGTCGCGAGTGACGCGGGCCGTCCCCGAACCCTCGAGCCGAACGGCAGGACCGGTGCGCTTCGTCCTGTACGGGCCGTCGGCGTCGCGTGACGTTCGCGTGGGCCGGCTCACGGCGCGCGTCCGCGTCAGCGCCCGCCACGTCCGCGCCGTCGGCGCGCTCCGTCCGCGATCGGCGTTCACCGAGACGTCGGTCATCGAGGTGCGCGAGGACATCGGGCGCCAGCTCCTGGCGCCGCTGCCGACCCTCGCCGCCGTGATTGGCGCCACGTCGCGCAAGTCATTCAGGGATGGCGACGTGGTGACGCACACCGCGCTCGTCGCACGTCCGCTCGTGGCCTCGGGCGACGAAGTGGTCACCGTGGCGCGGATCGGTGGCCTCGAAATCCGCGGACGCGCCATCGCGGCACAGGCCGCCGGTCTCGGCGATCCGGTGATCGTGGTGAACCCGGACAGCCGTCGGCGCCTGCACGGCCGCGTACGTGGCCAGGCGCTCGTGGAGGTGATGCATGGTTCGTAG